DNA from Microvirga ossetica:
ATGGCCCTGAAGGAGGTTCTCGTCTCGCAGGGAGCGTGGAGCCAGTATCTCGAGGTGGGAATCGGGCCCGATGCCGAGGTCTTCACCAAGGCTCCGACCCTGTCCTCCGTCGGAGCGTTCATGGATGCGGGCCTTCATCCCAAATCCACCTGGAACAATCCCGAGCCGGAAGTCGTGGTGATCGTCACCGCTCAAGGAAAGATCGTCGGCGCCACGCTCGGCAACGATGTCAACCTGCGCGATTTCGAGGGGCGTTCAGCACTCCTGCTTTCGAAGGCGAAGGACAACAATGCATCCTGCTCGGTCGGCCCGTTCGTCCGGTTCTTCGATGAAACATTCTCTCTCGACGACGTCCGCAAGACCAATGTGACGCTGACGGTGGAAGGCGAGGACGGGTTCAAGCTCGAAGGCTCCTCGTCGATCACCAAGATCAGCCGCGATCCCGAGGATCTGGTGGCACAGACCGTCGGTCCTCACCATCAGTATCCCGATGGATTCGCGCTGTTCCTCGGAACGATGTTCGCGCCGACGCAGGACCGGGGCGAGGCCGGCATGGGCTTCACGCATAAGCGCGGCGACATCGTCACTATCGCTGCTCCCAAGCTCGGTTCGCTGGTGAACCGCATGAAGTCGAGCGCCGAATGTGAGCCTTGGACCTTCGGCATCAGCGCTCTCATGTCCAACCTGGCCCGACGGGGCCTTATCAACACCACACAGGCAGGTTAACGATGACGAAGAATTATATTGCGGGTGAGTGGCTCTCCGCGACGGAAGCATCGGCGAACGTCAATCCGTCCAACACCAACGACGTTGTCGGCGAGTATGCCCGCGCTTCGGCTGCCGAGGCCGAGCGCGCGATTGCCGCCGCCTACGATGCCTTCCCGGCCTGGTCGCGTTCCTCGATCCAGCAGCGCCACGACATCCTGAAAGCCGTCGGAGACGAGATCCTCGCCCGCAAGGAAGAGCTCGGCCGCCTGCTGTCGCGCGAGGAAGGCAAGACCCTGCCCGAGGGCATCGGCGAGGTCACCCGCGCCGGCCAGATCTTCCTGTTCTTCTCCGGCGAATGCCTGCGCATGGCCGGCGAGAAGGTGCCCTCCGTACGGCCCTTCATCGACGTGGAGATCACCCGCGAGCCGGTGGGCGTCGTCGGCCTGATCACGCCGTGGAACTTCCCGATCGCCATTCCGGCCTGGAAGATCGCGCCGGCGCTCGCCTACGGCAACACAGTGGTGTTCAAGCCGGCCGATCTGGTGCCGGGCTCGGCCCATGCGCTGTCCGAGATCATCATCCGCGCAGGCGTGCCGGCGGGTGTGTTCAACCTCGTCATGGGCCGTGGTTCCGTGGTCGGCGAGGCGATGCTGAAGAGCCCGAAGGTGTCCGCCATCTCCTTCACCGGCTCAGTACCGACGGGGCGCAAGGTCGCCCAGACCTGCATCACCTCCGATCCGATGAAGAAGGTCCAGCTCGAGATGGGCGGCAAGAACCCGATGGTGGTTCTCGACGACGCCGACCTGAAGGTGGCGGTGGAATGCGCCGTCAACAGCGCCTTCTTCTCGACCGGGCAGCGCTGCACGGCCTCCTCGCGCCTGATCGTGACCGAGGGCATCCACGACAAGTTCGTGGCCGCGATGCAGGAGCGGATGCAAGGCCTGGTCATCGACGATGCCTTGAAGGCCGGCACGCATATCGGGCCTGTCGTCGACCAGAGCCAGCTCGACCAGGACCTGAAGTACATCCAGATCGGTCAGGAGGAGGGCGCCAAGCTCGTCGCCGGCGGCGAGTTGCTGAAGCGCGAAGCGCCCGGCTTCTATCTGGCTCCGGCCCTGTTCACCGAGGTGAGCAACGAGATGCGCGTGGCCCGCGAGGAGATTTTTGGGCCGGTGGCGACCGTGACCCGCGCCAAGGATTATGACGAGGCGCTGGAGCTTGCCAACGACACGCAATTCGGCCTGTCCTCGGGCATCTGCACCACGAGCCTGAAATACGCCTCGCATTTCAAGCGCAATGCGGAGGCCGGCATGGTGATGGTGAACCTGCCCACCGCAGGCGTGGATTATCACGTGCCGTTCGGCGGCCGGAAGGGCTCGAGCTACGGTCCGCGCGAGCAGGGCCGCTACGCGCAGGAATTCTACACCATTGTGAAGACCGCCTACACCTTCGACGGCAACGGGCCCTACGTGCCGAAGACCAAGGGAAGCGAATAACTCGGGAAGCGCGTTACGCGCTTCAACCGGCTGGTCTGTTCGACCCGGCGTTTCTCATCCGAAATGTCGGGTCGTTAACTTATGTGATAGCCTCATATGCGGGAAACACGATCCTGCCATACGGAATCGGTTTTTGCCGTCGGATTTCGAGCGGCGGCCACATGCTTCGGAGGGCCGTTAACTTTATCGACAAAACTCTGGCGGCTTTTGGCCCAATCCATTGAACTTTGCCATGGGAACGCCATCATAGGCTTCCAAAGAACTGTGCTAACAGGCTCAAACACTTGCACTGCAAACGTTGTTGCGTGTCGAATTGAGGCACATTGCCTCGATCATATAAACTGCAACTCCGTTCTATTGAGCAGGGCTGCTGCAAGTTCTACGAGCTGGTATGTGGCGCTCCGTTAATAGTAGAGAAACTTAATATGGTTACTTCCAGGCGTTATCTTATTGCTTCTTCGCTTGCGCGGTTGGTCCGCAAAGAGAGGGGAGGCAATCGTGTCACGGAAGGCCACTTCCCCAACCAGGCGGACCGCAGCTCCTTCGTGGTAGTCGAGGGCGACAAGGGCAGCCTCGTGCTGCTCCATTCCGGCCCCAACGGGCCGATCGAGGAGCGCACCGAGGTGCCGCGGGCGCACGCCGAAGCGCTTCTCGATGTGACTCCGGGAAAGCTCGATTACCTGCTGACGCACCTGTCGGTCGGCACCCGCGACATCCAGATCCTCCGCTTCGTGACGCCTGGGCCTCTGGACCTGATCTCGGTCCCGTTCGAGAGCGACGAAGAGGCGAGGGATTTCCGCCCCCTTTCGTGGTTCGGCCAGGATGTGACGACGGAAGTCGTCTATCAGAACCGGTCCATCGCCCTTGAAGGGGCACCGCAGGCTCCCGACGTGCCCATGTCCAATGCGGCGCTCAACAGCCTGCTTGATACGCTCGAGAACCGCTATGCGGCTCCTCGCGGCTACGCTCCCTCCCGGACCGAAGCCGGAGCAGGGCAGCAGCGCAATCAGCCGCCCGCCGCCCCTGCTCCTCAGCCCCCCGCCGAGCGAGCAGCGCCTGCCCAGCGTGGCGTCCTGTCCCGGCCCGCCGCTCCGGTGGATGCCGATCTTGGCGACGATGATGCGAACGACGACAACGATCTGAACCTCAACATCGAGGACAACGTGATCCGCGAACTGGCGCGCTCGCTTCGGCCCCAGCGCCGCTGATCGTCCGCTTCCTGAAGGATTTCTACGAGCCTGCACCGCCCCGCGGTGCAGGCTTTTTTTAGCTCGGCAGCACGATGCAGCTGCCGCCGGCCGTGCGGATATTGCGGCATAGCTGCTCGGCCGCCTGCCGCGTCTCGGCCGGGGCGCGGACGCGATAAAAGGTGCGCGTGCCGCGATAGCGCAGCCGTGTGCCGATGATCATCGGCCTCATGTCCTTCAGGAGCGAGGCGTAGGTCTGGCTGGTGCGCCGGAAGGTCGCCAGGGCTCGTTCCTTCGAGAAATTGCCCGCCAGCTGCACGCCCCACGGGGCGAAGGGCGCCTCGATCGTCTCGTCGCCGCGTCCCGGAATGCGCAGGGCGGCAACGATCTGCCGGCAGGATTGCGGCTCGGCGGTGGGCGCCGCGTCATCGTCGGCGGCCTTCGGCTCCTTGATGTCTTCCGCCCATTCCTCGGCCGTCCGGCCGGTGACAATCAGAACGTAGCTCCTGGTCTCCGCGGGCAGGTCTCCGCGGCCCGCTAGCCACGAAGCGACGCGGGCGGGGCCGCCGTTATAGGCCGCGGCCGCAAGACCGAGATTGCCGAATTGCTCGTTGAGATGGGCGATGAATTCGGCGGCCTTTGGGATCGCCTGCTCCGGATCGAAAGGATCGGCGAGACCGCGCTCCCTGGCGGTGCCCGGCATGAACTGCGCAATGCCCTGAGCGCCCGCTCGGCTGACCACATGCGGGCGGAACGAACTCTCCTGCCAGATCAGCTTCGTGAGCAGGTCATGGGGGACCCGTTGTGCCTTTGCCGCTCCCTCGATCAGCCGGCACAGGGCCTGCTCCACCGTCTCGGTCGAAGGACCCGGTTGGGCCGAAGCTGCGCCGCAGCAGAGAACCAATCCGCAAAGCGTCAGCCGCAAGCGCATCAAAAACCTCGCCTCTCTCGATGCAGCAGCAGGGATGGATGCTACGCTCCATGCCAAGCTACAGATAGGCGATCATTCGCCCCGCCAAGAGCGCGA
Protein-coding regions in this window:
- a CDS encoding lytic transglycosylase domain-containing protein; translation: MRLRLTLCGLVLCCGAASAQPGPSTETVEQALCRLIEGAAKAQRVPHDLLTKLIWQESSFRPHVVSRAGAQGIAQFMPGTARERGLADPFDPEQAIPKAAEFIAHLNEQFGNLGLAAAAYNGGPARVASWLAGRGDLPAETRSYVLIVTGRTAEEWAEDIKEPKAADDDAAPTAEPQSCRQIVAALRIPGRGDETIEAPFAPWGVQLAGNFSKERALATFRRTSQTYASLLKDMRPMIIGTRLRYRGTRTFYRVRAPAETRQAAEQLCRNIRTAGGSCIVLPS
- a CDS encoding fumarylacetoacetate hydrolase family protein, which codes for MNSARLLPEDGYRGTLVGRVWRPGIGPSVVAVREDGLFDISAACSTVSGLAAMADPARVVKTAQGERIGSLEEIAANTPSDSRDSSKSWLLAPIDLQVVKAAGVTFAVSMLERVIEERARGDASAAAAIRAEVLRLVGDDLGRLKPGSPEAMALKEVLVSQGAWSQYLEVGIGPDAEVFTKAPTLSSVGAFMDAGLHPKSTWNNPEPEVVVIVTAQGKIVGATLGNDVNLRDFEGRSALLLSKAKDNNASCSVGPFVRFFDETFSLDDVRKTNVTLTVEGEDGFKLEGSSSITKISRDPEDLVAQTVGPHHQYPDGFALFLGTMFAPTQDRGEAGMGFTHKRGDIVTIAAPKLGSLVNRMKSSAECEPWTFGISALMSNLARRGLINTTQAG
- a CDS encoding aldehyde dehydrogenase family protein; amino-acid sequence: MTKNYIAGEWLSATEASANVNPSNTNDVVGEYARASAAEAERAIAAAYDAFPAWSRSSIQQRHDILKAVGDEILARKEELGRLLSREEGKTLPEGIGEVTRAGQIFLFFSGECLRMAGEKVPSVRPFIDVEITREPVGVVGLITPWNFPIAIPAWKIAPALAYGNTVVFKPADLVPGSAHALSEIIIRAGVPAGVFNLVMGRGSVVGEAMLKSPKVSAISFTGSVPTGRKVAQTCITSDPMKKVQLEMGGKNPMVVLDDADLKVAVECAVNSAFFSTGQRCTASSRLIVTEGIHDKFVAAMQERMQGLVIDDALKAGTHIGPVVDQSQLDQDLKYIQIGQEEGAKLVAGGELLKREAPGFYLAPALFTEVSNEMRVAREEIFGPVATVTRAKDYDEALELANDTQFGLSSGICTTSLKYASHFKRNAEAGMVMVNLPTAGVDYHVPFGGRKGSSYGPREQGRYAQEFYTIVKTAYTFDGNGPYVPKTKGSE